DNA from Bacteroidales bacterium:
CTGAAACCATCATAAATTTTGAAAAACTATCCGATATTAATATAAATGCTCAGCTTGTTTTCTGTTGTTTGGGTACTACAATAAAAAAGGCCGGGACTAAAGAAAATTTCTTTAAAACAGACCACGATTATGTTATTGACTTAGCAAAAAATACCCGGCAAAAAGCTGCCGAAAAATTCATTTACATTTCATCAATCGGGGCCAACGCCAAATCGTCTAACTTTTATCTCAAAACCAAAGGACAGGTTGAGAAAGACCTGAAAACGGTTTTTACTGAAGGCTTATTTATTTTACGCCCCTCTATGCTGATGGGAAAAAGAAAAGAATTCCGTTTTGGTGAATCCATCGGTAAAGCTGTGATGTCAGTTTTAAAGTATTTCATGTTGAGGGAGTTGAATAAATACCGCGGCATAAATGCAAAAAATGTCGCTGAAGCAATGTTGATACTTTCAAAAAAAGAAGCTAAAGGAATAAGCATCATGGAATCAGATGAGATAATGAAATTAGTTCATCAAAACAAAGATAAAATATGACAATATGATACCCTGTTAATCAAAACTTGTTATTAACACGATATGAAAAAAATATTTCTTTTATATGTTTCACTGTTCTTGGAAATTACTTTTATAAGCACTCATACTTTCGCATAACATCATGACGACGATAAAATCAATGCAGTAAAACAGAAGCAATGGATTAAGGGAACAGCTAAGAAAATGAAAAAATTTATACCTGACAATACAACAAAAATTATTTTGCCTGAGATTGACGAATATGAAGAATATTTCAGAATTTCGTACCGTCTAAATACAAAAGGGTGTATAAATTTCGGAGATAACTCATGGATTTTCATGGAATCTAATTCAAGCCATATCAATACGTCTTTTGGTGATAATACTCTGGCAATGGATAATCAAAAAATAAATTTTACTAACAAAGGCCATGTATGCGGAGGTATCATATATTTTCAATGTCTGAAAAAAAAGGAAATAAAAAATACGGCTGATTTTTTTACCAATTTCACTAGCGATATTGACTCTGTCAGATGGAAAGCTGTTAAAATAAAATAGTTAAAAAGGCGCTACACACTTATGAAAGATAAACTTCGGCAAAAGATAAGGGGCTTATTCCGCAACCATTTCGGAGAAACACCTGCACAAATTATAACCTTGACGGCTTCTGGCTCAA
Protein-coding regions in this window:
- a CDS encoding NAD(P)H-binding protein, which produces MENKTKALLIGASGLTGSHCLNLLLEDNYFQEVEIWCRKPTGVKHKKLTETIINFEKLSDININAQLVFCCLGTTIKKAGTKENFFKTDHDYVIDLAKNTRQKAAEKFIYISSIGANAKSSNFYLKTKGQVEKDLKTVFTEGLFILRPSMLMGKRKEFRFGESIGKAVMSVLKYFMLRELNKYRGINAKNVAEAMLILSKKEAKGISIMESDEIMKLVHQNKDKI